A single Desulfurobacterium sp. TC5-1 DNA region contains:
- the tig gene encoding trigger factor, with protein MACTLNKREGVVYEAKISFEPEKVEKEVNEICKEIRKSAKIPGFRPGKAPVNIIKKQYKDLIEENLVRALVPEELDSAIKDAGLTVISEPLIEELNFDDKKNTLNCVVVFEVKPEIDIKPEDYKGVKVTKTVRKITDKDVEKVVESLLNREAKFEEVDRPVEKGDLVELEYTAIIDGEEKSGNVVAVTGENQLWPEVDEAIVGKKRGDEGEVSFRAAEDEKYGDAAGKDVTLKFKVLSVKAKNLPELNDEFAKKFGAESVEDLKKKIREDLEKAEADRQQEEVEDKIVEELLKKVDIPVPVSLLKMEIQAQAENQIMRLAQFGVDVKQISPQTIAEMVKPTAEKTVKVKLLLEKIAELEGIEVTDEDVEKEIERLADMAFGGDTVLARQSLEERGLLPMVRQDVLRQKALDKLIELAEIKEVEADAESKE; from the coding sequence ATGGCTTGCACGTTGAACAAGAGAGAGGGAGTTGTTTACGAGGCTAAAATTTCTTTTGAGCCTGAGAAAGTTGAGAAGGAAGTAAATGAGATCTGCAAGGAGATAAGGAAGAGTGCCAAGATTCCCGGTTTTAGACCCGGGAAGGCACCGGTAAACATAATAAAGAAGCAGTATAAGGATCTTATAGAAGAAAATCTTGTAAGAGCTCTTGTTCCAGAAGAGCTTGACAGTGCGATAAAGGATGCAGGTTTAACTGTAATATCGGAACCTCTAATAGAGGAGCTGAACTTTGATGATAAGAAGAACACTCTAAATTGTGTTGTTGTTTTCGAAGTTAAACCGGAAATTGATATTAAGCCTGAAGATTATAAAGGAGTGAAGGTTACAAAAACTGTAAGAAAGATAACTGATAAAGATGTTGAGAAGGTTGTAGAATCTCTTTTAAACAGAGAGGCTAAATTTGAAGAGGTTGACAGACCTGTAGAAAAAGGTGATCTTGTAGAGCTTGAATACACGGCGATTATTGATGGTGAAGAGAAGAGCGGTAACGTTGTTGCTGTTACTGGAGAAAATCAGCTCTGGCCTGAAGTTGATGAGGCAATTGTAGGTAAAAAGAGAGGTGATGAAGGTGAAGTTTCCTTTAGAGCTGCAGAAGATGAAAAGTATGGAGATGCTGCAGGAAAAGATGTTACGCTTAAGTTCAAAGTTCTTTCTGTAAAGGCGAAGAACCTTCCTGAGCTTAACGATGAGTTTGCCAAAAAGTTTGGTGCTGAATCTGTTGAGGACCTCAAGAAAAAGATAAGAGAAGATCTTGAAAAAGCTGAAGCGGACAGGCAGCAGGAAGAGGTTGAAGATAAGATAGTTGAAGAACTTCTTAAGAAGGTGGATATCCCTGTTCCCGTGTCTTTACTTAAGATGGAAATACAGGCCCAGGCTGAGAATCAGATAATGAGGCTTGCGCAGTTTGGGGTTGATGTTAAGCAGATTTCACCACAAACAATAGCAGAGATGGTTAAGCCTACTGCAGAGAAGACGGTAAAGGTTAAACTCCTCCTTGAGAAGATTGCAGAGCTTGAAGGAATAGAGGTTACAGATGAAGATGTTGAAAAAGAGATAGAAAGACTTGCGGATATGGCTTTTGGCGGTGATACTGTTTTAGCAAGGCAATCTCTTGAAGAGAGAGGGCTTCTTCCTATGGTAAGGCAGGATGTTTTAAGGCAAAAGGCTCTCGATAAACTTATTGAGCTTGCTGAAATTAAAGAAGTAGAGGCTGACGCGGAAAGTAAGGAATAA